The following are from one region of the Phycisphaerae bacterium genome:
- a CDS encoding cob(I)yrinic acid a,c-diamide adenosyltransferase gives MKLYTKVGDDGGTVLFDGTRVWKCDARVAAYGEVDELNAVIGVAVSGMRDRTSAAQTPDGLRHTLTTLIDRMTLIQHALFDIGAELATPSNAPQNDRIKKMGESGSKLLEGWIDEACAPVPELRTFILPGGDSLAANLHVCRTVCRRSERAIVSLARVDAVNPGILIYLNRLSDLFFAWSRLANHAAGVPDVEWHP, from the coding sequence ATGAAGTTGTACACCAAGGTCGGCGATGATGGCGGCACGGTACTTTTCGATGGCACGCGCGTCTGGAAATGTGACGCGCGGGTGGCCGCCTATGGCGAGGTCGATGAACTCAATGCAGTGATCGGGGTCGCTGTTTCCGGCATGCGCGATCGCACGAGCGCTGCTCAGACGCCGGACGGCTTGCGGCATACATTGACCACATTGATCGATCGGATGACGTTGATCCAGCATGCGCTTTTTGACATCGGAGCCGAACTGGCGACACCCTCGAACGCGCCGCAGAATGACCGGATCAAGAAAATGGGAGAATCCGGGTCCAAGCTGCTCGAAGGCTGGATCGACGAAGCCTGCGCGCCGGTCCCGGAATTGCGGACATTCATCCTGCCGGGCGGAGACAGCCTCGCCGCGAATCTGCACGTATGCCGTACGGTCTGTCGCAGGTCCGAGCGAGCGATCGTATCACTGGCTCGGGTGGACGCCGTCAATCCGGGCATTCTGATTTATCTGAATCGGCTGAGCGACTTGTTCTTCGCATGGTCGCGGCTCGCGAACCACGCCGCAGGCGTACCCGATGTCGAATGGCATCCCTAG
- a CDS encoding ABC transporter ATP-binding protein, translating to MIEFRGVSKRFGSLVVLDSLDLTFESGKTTVVIGESGTGKSVLLKHIVGILKPDSGEVRFRGEQINHLDEEQLVPIRKRMGFLFQLGALFDSMTVAENVAFPISEHQNKTRAQIVEIVKEKLRMVGLDGLQERYPADVSGGQKKRVALARAIALDPEVVLYDEPTTGLDPVRADVINELIIKMNSELGATGIVVTHDMASAYKVGHRIVMLQQGKIIADGPPDFFRTSKDPMVRRFVDGHASAADLKALDDITNNA from the coding sequence ATTATTGAATTTCGCGGTGTGTCGAAGCGATTTGGCTCGCTGGTGGTGCTTGACAGTCTGGACCTGACTTTCGAGTCCGGCAAGACGACCGTGGTCATTGGCGAATCCGGCACGGGCAAGAGCGTGCTTCTTAAGCACATCGTCGGCATCCTCAAGCCTGATTCCGGTGAGGTCCGATTCCGCGGCGAACAAATCAACCACTTGGACGAGGAGCAGCTTGTCCCGATCCGAAAGCGAATGGGTTTTCTGTTCCAACTCGGCGCGCTTTTCGATTCCATGACGGTTGCCGAAAACGTCGCTTTTCCGATTTCCGAACACCAGAACAAAACCAGGGCGCAGATCGTCGAAATCGTCAAAGAGAAGCTGCGAATGGTCGGACTCGATGGTTTGCAGGAGCGGTACCCCGCAGACGTGTCCGGCGGACAGAAAAAGCGCGTCGCACTGGCCCGAGCGATCGCTCTCGATCCGGAGGTCGTGCTTTACGACGAGCCGACGACCGGGCTGGATCCTGTTCGAGCCGATGTGATCAACGAACTAATCATCAAGATGAACAGCGAATTGGGCGCGACGGGAATTGTCGTCACGCACGACATGGCGAGCGCTTACAAAGTCGGCCACCGCATCGTCATGCTTCAGCAGGGGAAGATCATTGCCGACGGACCGCCCGACTTCTTCCGAACCAGCAAAGATCCGATGGTGCGGCGATTCGTCGATGGGCACGCCTCAGCGGCGGACCTGAAGGCACTGGACGATATCACGAACAACGCGTAG
- a CDS encoding ABC transporter permease, giving the protein MKVAVTIGQLFRFKEGIRSIVDSFGDFWIFTGRALGWSARDLFRRKFWRLLLPELYEVGFRSLPVILITGAFVGMVIAVQSLEQFRAVGLEDRLGSIVNLSVVRELGPVLAGMMLAGRIGGALTAELGTMKVTEQIDALRAMGVDPIRHLVAPRVFACLLLTPLLTIYADFMGAVGGFFVCVVQGGIDPGPYFDYTRDAVDTFDLFIGILKSVFFGGALGAISCFKGFNCLPGAEGVGRACTSAFVSSFISILVLDYILAVIMQSISIYIWGFRSLL; this is encoded by the coding sequence CTGAAAGTGGCCGTCACGATCGGACAACTGTTCCGATTCAAAGAGGGAATCCGAAGCATCGTCGATTCGTTCGGCGATTTCTGGATTTTCACGGGCCGGGCCCTGGGCTGGAGCGCCCGCGATCTGTTTCGCCGGAAATTCTGGCGACTTTTGTTGCCGGAGCTTTACGAAGTCGGATTCCGCTCACTTCCCGTGATCCTCATCACCGGCGCCTTCGTGGGCATGGTTATCGCCGTGCAGTCGCTCGAGCAGTTCCGGGCGGTGGGGCTTGAGGATCGGCTTGGCTCGATCGTGAATCTCTCCGTCGTGCGCGAATTGGGGCCGGTCCTTGCCGGGATGATGCTGGCGGGGCGCATCGGCGGAGCGCTGACGGCGGAGCTGGGGACGATGAAAGTCACGGAGCAGATCGACGCGCTTCGAGCGATGGGCGTTGATCCGATCCGCCATCTGGTGGCTCCCCGTGTCTTTGCGTGCCTGCTTCTGACTCCCTTATTGACAATTTATGCGGATTTCATGGGTGCGGTCGGCGGGTTCTTCGTATGCGTCGTGCAAGGAGGCATCGACCCCGGCCCCTACTTTGATTACACGCGCGATGCCGTCGACACCTTCGACCTTTTCATTGGCATCCTGAAGAGCGTTTTCTTCGGAGGCGCGCTTGGCGCCATCAGCTGTTTCAAGGGATTTAACTGCCTACCGGGCGCGGAAGGTGTCGGCCGCGCCTGCACTTCGGCTTTCGTGTCCTCCTTCATCAGCATCCTCGTTCTGGACTATATTCTTGCCGTCATCATGCAATCGATCAGTATCTACATCTGGGGATTTCGTTCCCTGCTGTAG
- a CDS encoding 6-phosphofructokinase, translated as MRRKLAIIVGGGPAPGINAVIGAATIEAINQGMSVVGIYDGFKWIASEKFVQERHSIPLEIKDVGRIHFSGGSLLRTARETLLDESRLQKSTVVTSNSEKVALVLKNFAEMGVTHLMTIGGDDTALSARFVAEKTNGRIRVVHVPKTIDNDLPLPGDMPTFGFNTARDLGSQLVANLMEDARTTGRWYAVVVMGRHAGFLALGIGKATGATLTLIPEAFPETISFQHLADVVEGSIIKRRSMNRPYGVVILAEGLAYRLGNRDELERLLGRKVPLDAAGHLRLAEVPLARMVTDEITRRFSERNDSVTIIPQTLGYVLRCAPPVPLDMEYCRDLGNGAVRLLLDETLDLRGGVMVTLQGSNIRPMAFSEMIDEKTNRTRIRVVDVSSDIYRVARRYMICLEKSDFDNPVTLARLASTTKLNEEEFRERFKGAIDPLIYESKPLSQSPVAPKTEPVPG; from the coding sequence ATTCGTCGAAAGCTCGCGATCATCGTCGGGGGTGGACCTGCACCCGGAATCAACGCCGTGATCGGCGCGGCCACCATCGAAGCGATCAATCAGGGCATGTCGGTCGTCGGCATCTACGACGGCTTCAAGTGGATCGCCAGCGAAAAGTTTGTGCAGGAGCGGCATTCGATCCCCCTCGAAATCAAGGATGTCGGCCGCATTCACTTCAGCGGCGGATCCCTCCTTCGCACGGCTCGGGAGACGCTTCTGGATGAATCGCGTCTTCAGAAATCGACCGTTGTCACTTCGAACTCGGAGAAGGTCGCACTCGTTCTGAAGAACTTCGCTGAGATGGGCGTGACACACCTGATGACCATCGGCGGAGACGATACGGCGCTTTCGGCCCGATTCGTGGCGGAGAAGACCAACGGCCGCATCCGCGTTGTTCATGTCCCCAAAACCATTGATAACGATCTGCCGCTCCCGGGTGACATGCCGACTTTCGGCTTCAACACCGCGCGCGATCTCGGATCGCAACTGGTTGCCAACCTCATGGAAGACGCCCGGACGACCGGCCGGTGGTATGCCGTCGTCGTCATGGGTCGTCACGCGGGGTTTCTTGCTCTGGGCATCGGCAAGGCAACCGGCGCGACGCTCACCCTGATTCCCGAAGCCTTTCCCGAAACGATCAGCTTTCAGCACCTGGCGGATGTGGTCGAAGGCTCCATTATCAAGCGCCGGTCGATGAACAGGCCTTACGGCGTGGTCATCCTCGCGGAGGGTCTCGCCTACCGGCTCGGAAATCGAGACGAGCTTGAGCGCCTGCTTGGTCGCAAAGTGCCGCTGGATGCGGCCGGGCACCTTCGCCTGGCGGAGGTACCGCTCGCCCGCATGGTCACGGATGAGATCACGAGGCGATTCAGCGAGCGCAATGATAGTGTCACCATCATTCCGCAGACTCTCGGCTATGTGCTGCGGTGCGCCCCGCCGGTCCCGCTGGACATGGAGTATTGCCGCGACCTGGGCAACGGCGCCGTTCGGCTGCTGCTCGACGAGACGCTGGACCTGCGTGGCGGCGTCATGGTGACGCTTCAGGGCAGTAACATTCGACCGATGGCATTCAGTGAGATGATCGACGAAAAGACCAACCGAACGCGCATTCGCGTGGTCGATGTGTCATCGGACATCTATCGCGTCGCCCGACGGTATATGATCTGCCTGGAGAAATCGGACTTCGACAACCCGGTGACCCTCGCGAGACTGGCCAGCACGACGAAATTGAACGAAGAAGAATTCCGAGAGCGGTTCAAGGGCGCCATCGATCCGCTGATTTACGAGTCGAAGCCGCTGTCGCAGTCGCCGGTCGCGCCGAAGACCGAGCCCGTGCCTGGATAG
- a CDS encoding glycoside hydrolase family 57 protein has product MASVCFYFQVHQPFRLRRYSVFDTTRNYFDEQKNADICRKVANKCYLPTNQCIYDLIKLHEGRFKVSYSLSGVVLDQFELYCPDVLESFKRLAGTGCVEFIAETYYHSLAFLYSRQEFVEQVNMQRAKVRDFFGYESTTFRNTELIYNNEVAKAAHEMGFKAIIAEGADHILGYRSPNFVYRPPNCPIHVLLKNFRLSDDIAFRFGNRGWAEWPLSAEKFAGWVHQVNGNGYTVNLFMDYETFGEHQWADTGIFDFLYHLPRAILSHPDNDFKTPCEVAAAFAPVGEYDAHHLISWADTERDLSAWLGNAMQSNALQEVYAFEKRVKETGDPQLISDWRRLLTSDHFYYMCTKYFADGDVHKYFNPYESPYDSYINFMNVLDNLSARVKANSAAQPISTARAAPAAKPARPQVTG; this is encoded by the coding sequence ATGGCTTCCGTCTGCTTTTACTTTCAGGTTCACCAGCCTTTCCGCCTTCGCCGGTATTCGGTGTTTGATACCACGCGAAATTACTTTGATGAGCAGAAAAACGCCGACATCTGCCGAAAGGTTGCGAACAAATGCTACCTTCCGACCAACCAATGCATCTACGACTTGATCAAACTGCACGAAGGCCGGTTCAAAGTGTCCTACTCGCTTTCCGGCGTGGTGCTTGATCAATTTGAATTATATTGCCCTGATGTGCTGGAGAGCTTCAAACGGCTTGCCGGCACGGGATGCGTCGAATTCATCGCCGAAACCTATTATCACAGCCTCGCTTTCCTCTATTCGCGGCAGGAATTCGTCGAGCAGGTCAACATGCAGCGGGCCAAGGTTCGCGACTTTTTTGGCTATGAAAGCACCACATTCCGCAATACGGAACTCATTTACAACAATGAGGTGGCGAAGGCCGCACACGAAATGGGATTCAAGGCGATTATCGCCGAAGGCGCCGATCACATCCTCGGCTACCGCTCGCCGAATTTCGTCTATCGCCCGCCCAATTGCCCCATTCACGTGCTTTTGAAGAACTTCCGGCTGTCCGACGATATCGCCTTTCGTTTCGGCAACCGCGGCTGGGCGGAATGGCCGTTGTCGGCGGAAAAATTTGCCGGCTGGGTACATCAGGTGAACGGCAATGGCTACACCGTGAACCTTTTCATGGACTACGAGACCTTTGGTGAGCACCAATGGGCGGACACGGGGATTTTTGATTTTCTATATCATTTGCCCCGCGCGATCCTGAGCCACCCGGATAACGACTTCAAGACCCCATGCGAGGTGGCGGCGGCGTTTGCGCCTGTCGGCGAATATGACGCGCACCACCTCATCAGTTGGGCCGACACCGAGCGCGACTTGTCCGCGTGGCTCGGAAACGCGATGCAATCCAACGCCCTTCAGGAGGTCTATGCCTTCGAGAAAAGGGTCAAGGAAACCGGTGATCCGCAATTGATCTCGGATTGGCGCCGACTGCTCACGTCGGATCACTTTTATTACATGTGCACCAAGTACTTCGCGGATGGCGACGTTCACAAGTACTTCAATCCGTACGAATCGCCTTACGACAGCTACATCAACTTTATGAACGTCCTGGATAACCTCTCGGCGCGAGTCAAGGCAAATTCTGCCGCCCAGCCGATCTCAACAGCCCGGGCAGCGCCAGCTGCCAAGCCCGCCCGACCGCAGGTGACCGGGTAG
- a CDS encoding glycosyltransferase, which produces MRIFMLGWEFPPFISGGLGTACYGLTKALDQLGHEVIFVLPQVVDQSQATHVQLKTPSAAQISSAARATTEQLGYQSYLSTEFDHVELRAVQSALMPYGRPEDFRQVTNADGTRQLVNVVTGQIVETRNEGTVSAADTPTTVLSSPPPGGPAMVNHYGGDMFSEVHRYARIAMQMAMNERFDVIHAHDWMTYPAGLAVAAISGKPLVVHVHSTEFDRSGEHVNQRIYEIERQGMHGATRIIPVSYLTRNLVIRHYGISADKLEVVYNAIDFSEDATPQLTPVGRDEKIVLFLGRITMQKGPEYFLAAAKKVLEYEPNTRFIMAGSGDLIRKSIEMAAALGIGHKVLFTGFLRGDDVSRVFRMAHLYVMPSVSEPFGIAPLEALANDTPVLISKQSGVSEILTHALKVDFWDIDEMANKIIAVLRHPPLQATLREHGNFEVRQLTWRESAQGCVDCYHRAINGSR; this is translated from the coding sequence ATGAGAATCTTCATGCTCGGGTGGGAATTTCCGCCCTTCATTTCTGGCGGACTTGGCACCGCCTGCTACGGCCTGACGAAGGCGCTCGATCAACTCGGACACGAAGTGATCTTCGTGCTGCCGCAGGTTGTAGACCAATCGCAGGCCACGCATGTCCAACTCAAGACGCCTTCGGCTGCGCAGATTTCCTCCGCCGCCCGAGCCACCACCGAGCAGCTCGGCTACCAATCGTACCTGTCCACTGAATTTGACCACGTCGAATTGCGCGCCGTTCAGTCAGCCCTGATGCCGTACGGCCGTCCGGAGGATTTTCGACAGGTCACCAACGCCGACGGCACTCGTCAACTCGTCAACGTTGTAACCGGCCAAATCGTTGAGACGCGGAACGAAGGGACGGTCAGCGCGGCCGATACACCGACCACGGTGTTATCAAGCCCGCCGCCCGGCGGACCAGCGATGGTAAATCATTACGGCGGCGACATGTTCAGCGAGGTCCACCGCTACGCTCGAATCGCCATGCAGATGGCCATGAACGAGCGATTCGATGTCATTCACGCTCACGACTGGATGACTTACCCCGCCGGACTGGCCGTCGCAGCCATCAGTGGCAAGCCGCTCGTTGTGCATGTTCACTCGACGGAATTCGACCGCAGCGGCGAACACGTCAATCAGCGAATTTATGAAATAGAACGACAGGGAATGCACGGCGCGACGCGAATCATCCCTGTGAGCTACCTCACTCGCAACCTGGTGATCCGACATTACGGAATATCCGCTGATAAGCTGGAGGTCGTTTACAACGCGATCGACTTTAGCGAGGACGCCACTCCGCAGCTCACGCCGGTCGGCCGAGACGAGAAAATCGTCCTTTTTCTGGGCCGGATCACGATGCAAAAAGGCCCGGAGTACTTCCTTGCCGCCGCGAAGAAGGTACTCGAGTACGAGCCCAATACCCGCTTTATCATGGCGGGAAGCGGCGACCTCATTCGCAAATCGATCGAAATGGCGGCTGCATTGGGCATTGGACACAAGGTGCTCTTCACAGGCTTCCTGCGGGGAGATGATGTGTCCCGCGTCTTCAGAATGGCGCACCTCTATGTCATGCCCAGCGTCAGCGAACCCTTCGGAATAGCTCCACTCGAAGCGCTGGCCAACGACACACCCGTCTTGATCTCCAAGCAATCCGGCGTGTCGGAAATACTCACACACGCGCTCAAGGTCGATTTCTGGGACATCGACGAAATGGCGAACAAGATCATTGCGGTCCTGCGACATCCGCCGCTACAGGCCACGCTGCGCGAGCACGGGAACTTCGAGGTGCGCCAGCTCACCTGGCGGGAATCTGCCCAGGGTTGCGTCGATTGCTATCATCGGGCCATAAACGGCTCGCGGTAA
- a CDS encoding DUF1573 domain-containing protein, which yields MRRVRLNLHRRAVCGFMIFSAAISSIPWSTVTAVAAHPPTAHDADHEEEHKPSKPASPFARVSTTLHDFGVVRPGAELLAEFPISNIGTFELEILKIEPTYGCSLVGTPPKIIQTGETQPLRVKVDAQTLQGHFEKQVVLRTSDIEHATIFLTLRGEMRRAIDVTPAAAGFGKIAPTDMRERILTLTNNDVEPISVVLEPPSADSPFVFQLVETVAGFEYKLYVNTRPPYSTGSLRSEAVLRTSVPSQSEIHINAYAIVPAMYEVVPAFIPIVPISAHPESTSRSTVHVLQFNNFGEQPIRVTGATSNDPAVLSDVFEVNPGKRYRIAVSLPPRYRPAQSGAYVTLATDNPEVPTLDIPIGSSPTANRVNPQPPHPSPQAPSTATKPQPPAPANQTASKPSPILELIGKPAPQLSLVTLDGAPVSNVEYEFHPATVLNFFAPNCGFSKKQIPKVEMLRARYEPLGVRFVNICETMRQPFTPDQVAQVMAEVGSNLELAMDSGNRYGRAYKVSGFPSLFVIRPDGKVDHVVSGNKSNLEETVSAKLDAILGGLHDSGENKAAGDGR from the coding sequence ATGCGACGAGTTCGATTGAACCTCCATCGCCGCGCGGTGTGCGGCTTCATGATTTTTTCCGCGGCGATCAGTTCCATTCCCTGGTCGACGGTAACTGCGGTTGCGGCGCATCCGCCAACCGCGCACGACGCCGATCATGAAGAGGAGCATAAGCCATCGAAACCGGCGTCGCCTTTCGCTCGCGTCAGCACCACGCTGCACGATTTCGGGGTGGTTCGACCGGGAGCGGAATTGCTGGCGGAATTCCCTATTTCCAACATCGGGACTTTCGAACTCGAAATACTCAAGATCGAACCGACCTACGGATGCTCGCTGGTCGGCACGCCGCCAAAGATCATCCAGACCGGCGAGACCCAGCCCCTCCGGGTGAAGGTGGATGCCCAGACACTGCAAGGGCACTTCGAAAAACAGGTCGTGCTGCGAACCAGTGACATTGAACATGCGACGATCTTCCTGACGCTGCGCGGCGAGATGCGACGCGCCATCGACGTCACGCCGGCCGCTGCCGGTTTCGGCAAGATTGCGCCGACCGACATGCGTGAACGCATCCTGACCTTGACGAACAACGATGTCGAGCCGATCTCCGTCGTGCTGGAGCCCCCCTCGGCCGATTCCCCGTTCGTCTTTCAGCTCGTGGAGACCGTCGCGGGTTTTGAGTACAAGCTCTACGTCAACACCCGCCCGCCGTACTCCACCGGCAGCCTTCGAAGCGAAGCCGTGCTCCGAACGAGCGTTCCATCGCAATCGGAGATCCACATCAACGCCTATGCGATTGTTCCGGCCATGTACGAGGTGGTCCCGGCGTTCATTCCGATCGTACCAATCTCGGCTCATCCCGAATCCACGTCGAGATCCACGGTGCATGTGCTTCAATTCAACAACTTTGGCGAGCAACCCATACGAGTCACCGGCGCGACATCGAATGACCCGGCGGTGCTTAGTGACGTATTCGAAGTCAATCCGGGCAAGCGATACCGAATCGCCGTTTCGCTTCCACCGCGGTACCGTCCCGCTCAGAGCGGGGCCTATGTCACTCTCGCTACGGACAACCCCGAAGTGCCCACGCTGGACATCCCGATCGGGTCGAGTCCGACAGCCAATCGTGTGAATCCGCAGCCACCACACCCGTCGCCGCAGGCCCCGTCAACGGCCACGAAGCCGCAGCCGCCCGCGCCCGCGAATCAAACGGCATCGAAGCCGTCACCCATACTCGAATTGATTGGCAAACCGGCGCCACAATTGTCATTGGTCACTCTCGACGGCGCGCCGGTTAGCAACGTTGAATATGAGTTCCACCCGGCGACTGTTCTTAATTTCTTCGCGCCGAACTGCGGCTTCTCGAAGAAGCAGATTCCCAAGGTCGAAATGCTTCGTGCCCGCTATGAGCCGCTCGGCGTTCGATTCGTGAATATTTGCGAAACAATGCGGCAACCTTTCACACCGGACCAGGTTGCACAAGTCATGGCAGAGGTCGGATCCAATCTCGAACTGGCGATGGACTCCGGAAATCGATACGGCCGCGCCTACAAGGTGTCGGGTTTCCCCTCGCTCTTCGTGATTCGACCGGACGGGAAAGTTGACCATGTCGTCTCGGGCAACAAGTCAAATCTGGAAGAAACGGTGTCCGCCAAACTCGATGCGATACTAGGCGGACTCCATGATTCCGGAGAGAACAAGGCCGCCGGGGACGGGCGGTAG